From the Apis cerana isolate GH-2021 linkage group LG3, AcerK_1.0, whole genome shotgun sequence genome, one window contains:
- the LOC107997276 gene encoding neuronal cell adhesion molecule isoform X3, whose amino-acid sequence MVGHRIITLIFFLAAWHKAATLVPVRSVAVDIGQNLTLACAEEDALPQTGESIGVMWIREGREDGQIERLKVEPNGALELINVSAHDAGNYSCTLDDDHDAVKTRINVQVRTPPPALHNVWVKPSTILANILWEVAGTGGYPIIDFTAEYRLKPNEGEEPEDWKPILPTHIPPNSRQIDVYHLVPNTTYSFRVWATNQLGRGDIVEVDGHTHHSIEELAQLEEQEVIELVPNIILNPGFFDERTEHIPQDENFNNQTTTRLNNNSVVQPMRL is encoded by the exons ATGGTTGGTCATAGAATTATTACGCTGATATTCTTTCTAGCAG cATGGCACAAAGCAGCAACTTTAGTGCCAGTAAGATCTGTGGCCGTAGATATAGgtcaaaatttaacattagcATGTGCAGAAGAAGATGCACTGCCACAAACAGGAGAATCCATTGGGGTCATGTGGATAAGGGAAGGACGAGAAGATGGAcaaattgaaagattaaaagttGAGCCTAATGGAGCTTTGGAACTTATTAATGTTAGTGCACATGATGCTGGAAACTATTCATGCACTTTAGATGATGATCATGATGCTGTTAAAACTAGAATTAATGTACAAGTTAGAa cTCCTCCTCCAGCTTTACATAATGTATGGGTTAAACCATCAACAATATTGGCAAATATTCTTTGGGAAGTAGCTGGCACAGGTGGTTATCCTATCATAGATTTCACTGCCGAATATCGTCTTAAACCGAATGAGGGTGAAGAACCAGAAGACTGGAAACCTATTCTCCCAACGCACATTCCTCCAAattct agGCAAATTGATGTGTATCACTTGGTGCCAAACACTACCTATTCTTTTCGAGTATGGGCAACAAATCAATTAGGAAGAGGAGACATTGTTGAGGTTGATGGTCATACTCATCATAGTATTGAAGAATTGG CGCAGCTGGAGGAGCAGGAAGTGATTGAACTTGTACCAAATATCATTCTGAATCCAGGATTTTTCGACGAAAGAACAGAACACATTCCacaagatgaaaattttaataaccaaACCACTACACGCTTAAACAATAATAGCGTTGTGCAACCTATGCGACTTTag
- the LOC107997276 gene encoding protein sidekick-1 isoform X1, which yields MVGHRIITLIFFLAAWHKAATLVPVRSVAVDIGQNLTLACAEEDALPQTGESIGVMWIREGREDGQIERLKVEPNGALELINVSAHDAGNYSCTLDDDHDAVKTRINVQVRTPPPALHNVWVKPSTILANILWEVAGTGGYPIIDFTAEYRLKPNEGEEPEDWKPILPTHIPPNSRQIDVYHLVPNTTYSFRVWATNQLGRGDIVEVDGHTHHSIEELELARHLLAGVENFDTRVWVAAVGIVMGTLMILGIGTCYLLYRECKVPSQLEEQEVIELVPNIILNPGFFDERTEHIPQDENFNNQTTTRLNNNSVVQPMRL from the exons ATGGTTGGTCATAGAATTATTACGCTGATATTCTTTCTAGCAG cATGGCACAAAGCAGCAACTTTAGTGCCAGTAAGATCTGTGGCCGTAGATATAGgtcaaaatttaacattagcATGTGCAGAAGAAGATGCACTGCCACAAACAGGAGAATCCATTGGGGTCATGTGGATAAGGGAAGGACGAGAAGATGGAcaaattgaaagattaaaagttGAGCCTAATGGAGCTTTGGAACTTATTAATGTTAGTGCACATGATGCTGGAAACTATTCATGCACTTTAGATGATGATCATGATGCTGTTAAAACTAGAATTAATGTACAAGTTAGAa cTCCTCCTCCAGCTTTACATAATGTATGGGTTAAACCATCAACAATATTGGCAAATATTCTTTGGGAAGTAGCTGGCACAGGTGGTTATCCTATCATAGATTTCACTGCCGAATATCGTCTTAAACCGAATGAGGGTGAAGAACCAGAAGACTGGAAACCTATTCTCCCAACGCACATTCCTCCAAattct agGCAAATTGATGTGTATCACTTGGTGCCAAACACTACCTATTCTTTTCGAGTATGGGCAACAAATCAATTAGGAAGAGGAGACATTGTTGAGGTTGATGGTCATACTCATCATAGTATTGAAGAATTGG AACTTGCAAGACATCTCTTAGCAGGtgtagaaaattttgatactCGTGTCTGGGTGGCAGCAGTAGGCATAGTTATGGGTACACTTATGATTCTTGGTATAGGTACTTGTTACCTCCTCTATCGTGAGTGCAAAGTACCCT CGCAGCTGGAGGAGCAGGAAGTGATTGAACTTGTACCAAATATCATTCTGAATCCAGGATTTTTCGACGAAAGAACAGAACACATTCCacaagatgaaaattttaataaccaaACCACTACACGCTTAAACAATAATAGCGTTGTGCAACCTATGCGACTTTag
- the LOC107997276 gene encoding neuronal cell adhesion molecule isoform X2, which produces MVGHRIITLIFFLAAWHKAATLVPVRSVAVDIGQNLTLACAEEDALPQTGESIGVMWIREGREDGQIERLKVEPNGALELINVSAHDAGNYSCTLDDDHDAVKTRINVQVRTPPPALHNVWVKPSTILANILWEVAGTGGYPIIDFTAEYRLKPNEGEEPEDWKPILPTHIPPNSRQIDVYHLVPNTTYSFRVWATNQLGRGDIVEVDGHTHHSIEELELARHLLAGVENFDTRVWVAAVGIVMGTLMILGIGTCYLLYRECKVPSGGAGSD; this is translated from the exons ATGGTTGGTCATAGAATTATTACGCTGATATTCTTTCTAGCAG cATGGCACAAAGCAGCAACTTTAGTGCCAGTAAGATCTGTGGCCGTAGATATAGgtcaaaatttaacattagcATGTGCAGAAGAAGATGCACTGCCACAAACAGGAGAATCCATTGGGGTCATGTGGATAAGGGAAGGACGAGAAGATGGAcaaattgaaagattaaaagttGAGCCTAATGGAGCTTTGGAACTTATTAATGTTAGTGCACATGATGCTGGAAACTATTCATGCACTTTAGATGATGATCATGATGCTGTTAAAACTAGAATTAATGTACAAGTTAGAa cTCCTCCTCCAGCTTTACATAATGTATGGGTTAAACCATCAACAATATTGGCAAATATTCTTTGGGAAGTAGCTGGCACAGGTGGTTATCCTATCATAGATTTCACTGCCGAATATCGTCTTAAACCGAATGAGGGTGAAGAACCAGAAGACTGGAAACCTATTCTCCCAACGCACATTCCTCCAAattct agGCAAATTGATGTGTATCACTTGGTGCCAAACACTACCTATTCTTTTCGAGTATGGGCAACAAATCAATTAGGAAGAGGAGACATTGTTGAGGTTGATGGTCATACTCATCATAGTATTGAAGAATTGG AACTTGCAAGACATCTCTTAGCAGGtgtagaaaattttgatactCGTGTCTGGGTGGCAGCAGTAGGCATAGTTATGGGTACACTTATGATTCTTGGTATAGGTACTTGTTACCTCCTCTATCGTGAGTGCAAAGTACCCT CTGGAGGAGCAGGAAGTGATTGA